The following proteins come from a genomic window of Methylorubrum populi:
- a CDS encoding DUF6538 domain-containing protein has product MRQMVGLVQLRGIFYFRRTIPEALRAGMPAVLGTAGPGIFDESAPVSLKRSRAGREFRVSLATRDEDEARSRARRLDGEADALIRVAKRHITLSAKPKISELDDTAIQGLVTTFRHRKLAADEARRRGAEPLCREAFDALGQEIAAREAELRDANTRGDCAATHFDIDAMMTVLDAGLNIAFGSPADRRLYLAFVEAELEVMTIIRDRQSGATDRHRC; this is encoded by the coding sequence ATGAGGCAGATGGTGGGTTTGGTCCAGCTTCGGGGCATCTTCTATTTCCGTCGTACCATCCCGGAAGCGCTGCGCGCCGGCATGCCGGCTGTGCTCGGAACGGCAGGGCCTGGGATCTTCGATGAGAGCGCTCCTGTCTCGCTGAAACGGAGCCGAGCGGGCCGGGAGTTCCGGGTCAGCCTTGCAACCCGCGATGAGGATGAGGCACGAAGCCGGGCTCGCAGGCTGGACGGCGAAGCCGACGCACTGATTCGCGTTGCCAAGCGCCACATCACACTCAGCGCCAAGCCGAAAATCTCTGAACTCGACGATACGGCCATTCAGGGCTTGGTCACGACCTTCCGCCATCGCAAGCTCGCTGCGGATGAAGCTCGGCGACGCGGCGCTGAACCCCTGTGTCGTGAGGCATTCGACGCTCTCGGGCAGGAGATCGCTGCAAGGGAGGCCGAGTTGCGTGACGCCAACACGCGCGGCGACTGTGCTGCCACCCACTTCGATATCGATGCGATGATGACCGTCCTCGATGCCGGATTGAACATCGCGTTCGGGTCACCTGCGGATCGACGCCTCTATCTGGCGTTCGTCGAAGCCGAACTCGAGGTGATGACCATCATCAGGGATCGGCAAAGCGGGGCGACGGACCGACACCGGTGCTGA
- a CDS encoding replication-associated recombination protein A translates to MSDLFVSAGLETGAPRPLADRLRPRRLADVVGQEHLTGPDGALTRLLASRSLGSLVFWGPPGTGKTTVARLLAHETALHFEQISAIFSGIADLRKVFEAARRRRSTGQGTLLFVDEIHRFNRAQLDAFLPVMEDGTVTLVGATTENPSFELNAALLSRARVLLFRALDAAALARLLARAEAMDGQPLPLDEEARAALIRMADGDGRAALTLAEEVWRSARPGETLDAETLQTLVQRRAPIYDKAQEGHYNLISALHKTVRGSDPDAALYYLCRMLDAGEDRLFIARRLVRMAVEDIGLADPQALVVANAAKDAFDFLGSPEGELALAQVTVYLACAPKSNAVYTAYKAATRVAKAAGSLAPPRTILNAPTGLMKRIGYGEGYRYDHDEPEAFSGQDYWPEALGRQHFYEPTDRGMETRYRDRLAYWERLRQERRGED, encoded by the coding sequence ATGTCCGACCTGTTCGTTTCCGCCGGCCTCGAGACGGGCGCCCCCCGGCCCCTCGCGGATCGTCTGCGCCCGCGCCGTCTCGCCGACGTCGTGGGGCAGGAGCATCTGACCGGGCCCGATGGGGCGCTGACGCGGCTGCTGGCATCGCGCTCGCTCGGCTCGCTGGTGTTCTGGGGTCCGCCCGGCACGGGCAAGACGACCGTGGCGCGGCTTCTCGCTCATGAAACCGCCCTGCATTTCGAACAGATCTCCGCGATTTTCTCCGGCATCGCCGACCTGCGGAAGGTGTTCGAGGCAGCCCGTCGGCGCCGGTCTACGGGTCAGGGTACGCTGCTGTTCGTCGATGAGATCCACCGCTTCAACCGTGCGCAGCTCGATGCCTTCCTGCCGGTCATGGAGGACGGGACCGTCACGCTCGTTGGCGCGACGACGGAAAACCCATCGTTCGAACTGAACGCCGCCCTTCTCTCGCGCGCCCGGGTGCTGCTGTTCCGTGCCCTGGACGCGGCGGCCCTGGCCCGGCTGCTCGCACGGGCCGAGGCGATGGACGGCCAGCCCCTCCCCCTCGACGAGGAGGCGCGCGCCGCGCTGATCCGTATGGCCGACGGGGACGGGCGCGCCGCATTGACGCTCGCGGAGGAAGTCTGGCGCTCGGCACGCCCCGGCGAGACCCTCGACGCGGAAACGCTCCAGACCCTCGTGCAGCGACGGGCGCCGATCTACGACAAGGCGCAGGAGGGACATTACAACCTCATCTCCGCTCTGCATAAGACCGTACGCGGCTCGGATCCGGATGCGGCCCTGTACTATCTCTGTCGGATGCTGGATGCGGGCGAGGACCGGCTGTTCATCGCCCGGAGGCTCGTGCGGATGGCGGTGGAGGATATCGGGCTCGCCGACCCTCAGGCCCTGGTCGTGGCGAACGCTGCCAAGGACGCGTTCGACTTCCTCGGCTCGCCCGAGGGCGAACTCGCTCTGGCGCAGGTCACCGTCTATCTCGCCTGTGCGCCGAAATCGAACGCCGTCTACACTGCCTATAAAGCGGCGACGCGGGTGGCGAAGGCCGCCGGATCGCTCGCGCCGCCGCGCACCATCCTGAACGCCCCTACGGGACTGATGAAGCGGATCGGCTACGGCGAGGGTTACCGCTACGATCACGATGAGCCCGAGGCTTTCTCGGGTCAGGATTACTGGCCGGAAGCCCTCGGGCGCCAGCACTTCTACGAGCCGACCGATCGGGGCATGGAGACTCGCTACCGGGACCGGCTCGCCTACTGGGAACGGCTGCGGCAGGAGCGCCGCGGCGAGGACTGA
- a CDS encoding carboxypeptidase M32: protein MQAYTTLTTTFARLGALEDASGILGWDTQTQMPDGASETRGEQMAVLSVLAHEILTDPRNAEWFDAAETETELGEWERANLREMRRAYAHAAAVPGDLVAAASKATTRCEMIWREARRDSDFARLRPHLEEVLRLQRLVGEAKGAALGLDPYDALLDGYDPGMRRGRIDPIFAELRGVLPELVVAVRERQAAEAPPLPLPGPFSVGVQRQIGLQLMRAVGFDFTRGRLDVSLHPFCGGATDDVRITTRYDEASATGALMGVLHETGHALYEQGRPAAWRHQPVGRARGMSLHESQSLLVEMQACRSAEFCAYLAPTLRQAFGGAGPAWHAENLHRLYTRVEPGFIRVDADEVTYPAHILLRYRLETAMIAGDLAVADLPAAFNDGMRELLGLTVPDDRHGCLQDIHWPGGSFGYFPTYTLGALAAAQLFKAACAAHPGIRPALAEGDFSRLRDWLRENVHARASLLETDELLIAATGKPLGAEDFLAHLRRRYLGSGR, encoded by the coding sequence ATGCAGGCTTACACGACGCTCACCACCACCTTCGCCCGCCTCGGCGCTCTGGAGGATGCGAGCGGAATCCTCGGCTGGGACACGCAGACCCAGATGCCGGATGGCGCCTCCGAGACTCGGGGGGAGCAGATGGCGGTGCTGAGCGTGCTCGCCCACGAGATCCTCACCGATCCCCGAAACGCCGAGTGGTTCGATGCGGCGGAGACCGAGACCGAGCTCGGTGAATGGGAGCGGGCAAATTTGCGCGAGATGCGCCGAGCCTATGCCCATGCGGCGGCGGTGCCGGGAGATCTCGTCGCCGCGGCCTCGAAGGCGACGACGCGCTGCGAGATGATCTGGCGTGAGGCGCGGCGCGATTCGGACTTCGCCCGGCTGCGCCCGCATCTCGAGGAGGTGCTGCGGCTGCAGCGTCTCGTCGGCGAAGCCAAGGGCGCCGCGCTTGGGCTCGATCCCTACGACGCGCTGCTGGATGGCTACGATCCCGGCATGCGGCGCGGGCGCATCGATCCGATCTTCGCGGAGTTGCGCGGGGTATTGCCGGAACTCGTCGTCGCGGTGCGCGAGCGGCAGGCGGCGGAAGCCCCTCCCCTGCCGCTGCCCGGACCGTTTTCGGTCGGGGTCCAGAGGCAGATCGGTCTGCAGCTGATGCGAGCCGTCGGGTTCGACTTCACGCGCGGGCGGCTCGATGTCAGCCTGCACCCGTTCTGCGGCGGCGCAACCGACGACGTACGCATCACCACCCGCTACGACGAGGCGAGCGCCACCGGCGCGCTGATGGGCGTGCTGCACGAGACCGGCCATGCCCTCTACGAGCAGGGCCGCCCGGCCGCGTGGCGTCACCAGCCGGTCGGCCGGGCCCGCGGCATGAGTCTGCACGAGAGTCAGTCACTGCTCGTCGAGATGCAGGCCTGCCGCTCGGCCGAATTCTGCGCCTATCTCGCGCCGACCCTGCGCCAGGCCTTCGGCGGCGCGGGTCCGGCCTGGCATGCGGAGAATCTGCACCGCCTGTACACCCGCGTCGAGCCCGGCTTCATCCGGGTGGATGCCGACGAGGTGACCTACCCGGCCCACATTCTGCTGCGCTATCGCCTGGAGACGGCGATGATCGCGGGCGACCTCGCCGTGGCCGACCTGCCCGCCGCCTTCAACGACGGGATGAGGGAGTTGCTGGGGCTGACCGTACCCGACGATCGGCACGGCTGTCTTCAGGACATCCACTGGCCCGGCGGAAGCTTCGGCTACTTCCCGACCTACACCCTCGGAGCGCTGGCCGCCGCACAGCTCTTCAAGGCCGCCTGCGCCGCGCATCCCGGCATCCGTCCGGCCCTGGCGGAGGGCGACTTCTCGCGATTGCGCGATTGGCTGCGGGAGAACGTCCATGCCCGTGCGAGCCTGCTGGAAACCGACGAATTGCTGATCGCCGCAACCGGAAAGCCGCTCGGTGCGGAAGATTTCCTGGCGCATTTGCGCCGCCGCTATCTCGGCTCGGGGAGATGA
- a CDS encoding Hsp70 family protein, whose amino-acid sequence MAACGLDFGTSNTTLGIGAGNRPVLVPLEGAHRTLPSAIFFAPGREPQIGRAAIEAYVEGTPGRLMRALKSVLGSPLIEETTPVGRERIRFRDVIARYLTLVKARGEAEAGVELDTVVHGRPVHFVDNDPAGDRKAEDTLRQIAEGIGFRHVRFQYEPIAAALDYERTVTTEEIALIADIGGGTSDFSIVRLSPERHRRDERADDILANDGIRIGGTDFDRSLSLGAVMPLLGLGSPMKRADLAVPNAYFHDLATWSSINRLYNSKTLREIDEVVRDAARPELVGRLRTVVEAERGHSLAMAVEGAKIAASDAGTGTVDLDWVEAGLSADVDRSRLAGHTDELARRMAQRIDRCLDQAGLSADRIDALFLTGGSTGLPHVRAALTACVPAARVVDGDTFGSVGLGLTLEAARLAA is encoded by the coding sequence ATGGCGGCCTGCGGCCTCGATTTCGGCACGTCCAACACCACCCTCGGGATCGGCGCGGGAAACCGTCCGGTCCTCGTACCGCTTGAGGGTGCGCACCGAACACTCCCGAGCGCGATCTTCTTCGCGCCCGGCCGCGAACCGCAGATCGGGCGGGCGGCGATCGAGGCCTATGTCGAGGGCACGCCGGGTCGGCTGATGCGGGCGCTCAAATCGGTGCTCGGCTCACCCCTGATTGAGGAAACCACGCCGGTCGGGCGCGAGCGCATCCGGTTCCGCGATGTCATCGCCCGCTACCTCACCCTGGTGAAGGCGCGCGGCGAGGCGGAGGCCGGCGTCGAACTCGATACGGTGGTCCATGGTCGCCCGGTCCACTTCGTCGACAACGATCCGGCCGGCGATCGCAAGGCGGAGGACACGCTTCGGCAGATCGCCGAGGGCATCGGCTTCCGCCACGTCCGATTCCAGTATGAGCCGATCGCTGCGGCGCTCGATTACGAGCGCACGGTCACGACGGAGGAGATCGCGCTGATTGCCGATATCGGCGGCGGCACCTCGGACTTCTCCATCGTCCGGCTCTCGCCCGAGCGACATCGGCGCGACGAGCGGGCCGACGATATCCTGGCCAATGATGGCATCCGCATCGGCGGCACCGATTTTGACCGTTCCTTGAGCCTCGGTGCGGTCATGCCGCTCCTCGGGCTCGGGAGCCCGATGAAGCGGGCCGACCTCGCCGTGCCGAACGCCTATTTCCACGACCTCGCCACGTGGTCGAGCATCAACAGGCTCTACAATTCCAAGACCCTGCGTGAGATCGACGAAGTCGTGCGTGACGCGGCCCGGCCGGAACTCGTCGGCCGTCTGCGCACCGTCGTGGAGGCGGAACGCGGGCACTCGCTCGCCATGGCGGTGGAGGGCGCCAAGATCGCGGCCTCCGACGCCGGGACCGGCACGGTCGATCTCGATTGGGTCGAGGCAGGCCTCTCCGCCGACGTCGATCGCAGCCGGCTGGCCGGGCACACCGACGAACTCGCGCGCCGGATGGCGCAGCGGATCGATCGCTGCCTCGATCAGGCGGGGCTGTCCGCTGACCGGATCGATGCGCTGTTCCTCACCGGCGGTTCGACCGGTTTGCCGCATGTGCGCGCGGCGCTGACCGCCTGCGTGCCGGCGGCGCGGGTCGTCGATGGCGACACGTTCGGCTCGGTCGGGCTCGGCCTCACCCTGGAGGCAGCGCGGCTCGCGGCCTGA
- a CDS encoding RluA family pseudouridine synthase, which produces MKGRPPHRGSGAKRGPGGYAPRPGTGPRTSAKDAAQRAARNRGEDVSDRSPWDDGAAPESPPRPQRAPRAPAAKPDAPRARTKPPASTGPGTRAARSEAPAPPAGPTRREQRAAASATLASGVQTLTVAPDEAGMRIDRFLSARFPQLPFTRVQSIVRKGELRVDGKRAKPNDRLEPGSSVRVPPLKLEQPADRPRSAAKAAGDAEFLRSLILYEDADMMILNKPFGLAVQGGSGTVRHVDGLLEALTGPDGQRPRLVHRLDKDTAGCLIIAKTRLAAATLAKSFRSRAARKIYWALVAGVPRTRQGRVSTYLVKDEPTDADARMRVAKHGDEGASHALTYYATVDQAAQKLAWLSLKPVTGRTHQLRAHAAHIGHPIVGDPKYFDVENWELPGGIQNRLHLLARRIVIPHPRSGQPIDVSAPLPPHMAQSWNLLGFDAARYDPIVEAPEA; this is translated from the coding sequence ATGAAGGGACGTCCTCCACATCGCGGGTCCGGCGCGAAACGCGGACCCGGCGGCTACGCACCGCGCCCCGGCACGGGGCCGCGCACCTCCGCCAAGGACGCCGCGCAACGCGCCGCGCGCAACCGCGGCGAGGATGTCAGCGACCGCTCGCCCTGGGATGACGGCGCGGCTCCCGAGAGCCCGCCGCGCCCGCAGCGTGCGCCGAGAGCCCCCGCGGCGAAGCCGGACGCACCGCGCGCCCGCACGAAGCCGCCGGCTTCCACGGGGCCTGGCACCAGGGCCGCGCGCTCCGAGGCCCCTGCCCCGCCCGCCGGTCCGACCCGGCGCGAGCAGCGTGCCGCCGCCTCGGCGACGCTGGCGAGCGGCGTCCAGACCCTGACCGTCGCCCCCGACGAGGCCGGGATGCGCATCGACCGCTTTCTGAGCGCGCGCTTTCCCCAGCTGCCTTTCACCCGCGTGCAGAGCATCGTCCGCAAGGGTGAGTTGCGGGTCGACGGAAAGCGGGCGAAGCCGAACGATCGCCTCGAGCCGGGTTCGAGCGTGCGGGTACCGCCGCTCAAGCTGGAGCAGCCGGCGGATCGGCCGCGCAGCGCCGCCAAGGCCGCCGGCGATGCCGAGTTCCTGCGTTCGCTGATCCTCTACGAGGATGCGGACATGATGATCCTCAACAAGCCGTTCGGGCTGGCGGTGCAGGGCGGTTCGGGCACGGTGCGCCACGTCGACGGCCTCCTGGAGGCGCTGACCGGGCCGGACGGGCAACGCCCGCGCCTCGTCCACCGCCTCGACAAGGACACGGCCGGCTGCCTGATCATCGCCAAGACGCGGCTTGCTGCGGCGACCCTGGCCAAGAGCTTCCGCTCCCGCGCCGCGCGCAAGATCTACTGGGCGCTGGTGGCGGGCGTGCCCCGTACACGGCAGGGCCGGGTCTCGACCTATCTCGTCAAGGACGAGCCGACCGACGCCGATGCGCGCATGCGGGTGGCCAAGCACGGCGACGAGGGCGCGAGCCACGCCCTCACCTACTACGCCACCGTCGATCAGGCGGCGCAGAAGCTCGCTTGGCTCTCGCTGAAGCCCGTGACGGGCCGGACGCACCAGTTGCGCGCCCACGCCGCGCATATCGGCCACCCCATCGTCGGCGACCCGAAATACTTCGACGTGGAGAATTGGGAGCTTCCCGGCGGCATCCAGAACCGCCTGCACCTCCTCGCCCGCCGCATCGTGATCCCGCATCCGCGCAGCGGCCAGCCGATCGACGTCAGCGCGCCGCTGCCCCCGCATATGGCGCAGAGCTGGAATCTGCTCGGCTTCGACGCCGCCCGCTACGATCCGATCGTCGAGGCGCCGGAAGCCTGA
- a CDS encoding HAD-IA family hydrolase — protein MLKLIVFDVDGTLVDSQHLIVEAQRRAFSEHGLEAPARKEALSVVGLSLPDAFRRLVGEAGPIESLSHSYRKAFQALRVDPDYEEPLFPGMAELVERLHRRDDIQLGIATGKSRRGVDHLVDKHGWESWFATIQTADDAPSKPDPAMLLQAMAEAGAEPSMTVMIGDTTYDMMMARDAGVAAIGVGWGYHAPGALFSAGAVTVVDSATALSDLFSGPLDGSRAGPVTPRLPAS, from the coding sequence GTGCTCAAGCTGATCGTCTTCGATGTCGACGGCACTCTGGTCGACAGTCAGCATCTGATCGTTGAAGCCCAGCGGCGTGCCTTCTCCGAGCATGGTCTGGAGGCGCCTGCGCGCAAGGAGGCCCTCTCCGTCGTCGGTCTGTCATTGCCCGACGCATTCCGCCGTCTCGTCGGCGAGGCCGGACCGATCGAGTCGCTCTCCCACAGCTATCGCAAGGCGTTCCAGGCGCTGCGTGTCGATCCCGACTACGAAGAGCCGCTCTTCCCGGGAATGGCCGAGCTGGTCGAGCGGCTGCATCGCCGCGACGACATCCAACTCGGCATCGCAACGGGCAAGTCGCGCCGCGGCGTCGATCATCTCGTGGACAAGCACGGCTGGGAAAGCTGGTTCGCCACGATCCAGACCGCCGACGACGCCCCGTCCAAGCCGGACCCGGCCATGCTGCTGCAGGCGATGGCGGAGGCCGGCGCCGAACCGTCGATGACGGTGATGATCGGCGACACGACCTACGACATGATGATGGCCAGAGACGCCGGTGTGGCGGCCATCGGCGTCGGGTGGGGTTACCACGCGCCCGGTGCCCTTTTCAGCGCCGGCGCCGTCACCGTGGTCGATTCGGCCACCGCCTTGAGCGACCTGTTTTCCGGCCCGCTCGACGGCTCCCGAGCCGGGCCGGTCACGCCGCGGCTCCCTGCTTCGTAG
- a CDS encoding ATP12 family chaperone protein yields MSTSGDDVTRDWLGEPGGDSASDPIRAARASTAPTLPKRFYAQAGVAPVEGGFRLVLDGRGANTPGRRPLVVPDLGLGEALAAEWGAQDAVIDPRTMPLTRLVNTTIDGVVERRAAVAEDLGAFAGTDLVAYRAGTPERLVAEQAAAWDPLVNWAAQALGARLFLAEGVMHVEQPEGSVAALRAAIDAVDDPFRLAALHALTTLTGSLVIALAVLHRHLSASEAWAAAHVDESYQASIWGRDAEAEARLAHRRKEFEAAAVIAQRTA; encoded by the coding sequence ATGAGCACCTCAGGCGACGACGTGACCCGCGACTGGCTGGGCGAGCCCGGCGGCGATTCAGCATCTGATCCCATCAGAGCGGCCCGCGCGAGCACGGCACCGACGCTGCCCAAGCGCTTCTACGCACAGGCCGGTGTCGCACCGGTCGAGGGCGGGTTCCGCCTCGTCCTCGATGGGCGCGGCGCCAACACGCCGGGCCGCCGGCCGCTCGTCGTCCCCGACCTCGGGCTCGGCGAAGCGCTCGCGGCGGAATGGGGGGCGCAGGACGCGGTAATCGATCCGCGCACGATGCCGCTGACCCGTCTCGTCAACACGACCATCGATGGCGTCGTCGAACGCCGGGCCGCGGTTGCCGAGGATCTCGGCGCCTTCGCCGGCACCGACCTCGTGGCTTATCGCGCCGGCACACCGGAACGCCTCGTGGCCGAACAGGCCGCCGCATGGGATCCGTTGGTGAATTGGGCTGCGCAAGCGCTGGGCGCGCGGCTATTCCTTGCCGAGGGGGTGATGCATGTCGAGCAGCCGGAGGGCTCCGTGGCGGCACTTCGCGCCGCGATCGATGCGGTCGACGATCCTTTCCGGCTGGCGGCGCTTCACGCTCTGACGACGCTGACCGGCTCCCTCGTGATCGCGCTGGCGGTGCTGCACAGGCACCTGAGCGCGAGCGAGGCCTGGGCGGCGGCGCATGTCGACGAGAGCTATCAGGCGAGTATCTGGGGCCGCGATGCGGAGGCCGAGGCCAGACTCGCCCACCGCCGGAAGGAGTTCGAGGCCGCCGCCGTCATCGCCCAGCGGACGGCTTGA
- a CDS encoding acyl-CoA carboxylase subunit beta — protein MKDILEKLEERRAQARLGGGEKRLEAQHKRGKLTARERIELLLDHGSFEEFDMFVQHRSTDFGMEKQKIPGDGVVTGWGTVNGRTVFLFSKDFTVFGGSLSEAHAAKIVKVQDMALKMRAPIIGIFDAGGARIQEGVAALGGYGEVFRRNVAASGVIPQISVIMGPCAGGDVYSPAMTDFIFMVRDTSYMFVTGPDVVKTVTNEVVTAEELGGAKVHTSKSSIADGSFENDVEAILQIRRLLDFLPANNIEGVPEIESFDDVNRLDKSLDTLIPDNPNKPYDMGELIRRVVDEGDFFEIQAAYARNIITGFGRIEGRTVGFVANQPLVLAGVLDSDASRKAARFVRFCNAFSIPIVTFVDVPGFLPGTAQEYGGLIKHGAKLLFAYSQATVPLVTIITRKAFGGAYDVMASKHVGADLNYAWPTAQIAVMGAKGAVEIIFRAEIGDEEKIAERTKEYEDRFLSPFVAAERGYIDEVIMPHSTRKRIARALGMLRTKEMEQPWKKHDNIPL, from the coding sequence ATGAAGGATATTCTTGAGAAGCTTGAGGAGCGTCGTGCCCAAGCCCGGCTCGGTGGCGGGGAGAAGCGGCTCGAGGCACAGCACAAGCGCGGCAAGCTCACGGCGCGGGAGCGCATCGAACTTCTGCTCGACCACGGGTCGTTCGAGGAGTTCGACATGTTCGTCCAGCACCGCTCGACCGATTTCGGGATGGAGAAGCAGAAGATCCCCGGCGACGGCGTCGTGACCGGCTGGGGCACGGTGAACGGGCGCACGGTCTTCCTGTTCTCGAAGGACTTCACGGTGTTCGGCGGCTCGCTCTCCGAGGCGCACGCGGCCAAGATCGTGAAGGTGCAGGACATGGCACTGAAGATGCGCGCGCCGATCATCGGCATCTTCGACGCCGGCGGCGCCCGCATCCAGGAGGGTGTGGCGGCGCTCGGCGGCTACGGGGAAGTCTTCCGGCGCAACGTGGCGGCCTCGGGCGTCATCCCGCAGATCTCGGTCATCATGGGGCCCTGCGCCGGCGGCGACGTCTACTCGCCGGCCATGACGGACTTCATCTTCATGGTGCGCGACACGAGCTACATGTTCGTGACCGGCCCGGACGTGGTGAAGACCGTCACCAACGAGGTCGTCACCGCCGAGGAACTCGGCGGCGCCAAGGTCCACACCAGCAAGTCGTCGATCGCCGACGGCTCGTTCGAGAACGATGTCGAGGCGATCCTGCAGATCCGCCGCCTGCTCGACTTCCTTCCCGCCAACAACATCGAGGGCGTGCCGGAGATCGAGAGCTTCGACGACGTCAACCGCCTCGACAAGTCGCTCGACACCCTGATCCCGGACAACCCGAACAAGCCCTACGACATGGGCGAGTTGATCCGCCGGGTCGTGGACGAGGGCGACTTCTTCGAGATCCAGGCGGCGTACGCCCGCAACATCATCACCGGCTTCGGCCGGATCGAGGGCCGCACCGTCGGCTTCGTCGCCAACCAGCCGCTGGTTCTGGCCGGCGTGCTCGACTCGGACGCCTCCCGCAAGGCGGCGCGCTTCGTTCGCTTCTGCAACGCCTTCTCGATCCCGATCGTCACCTTCGTCGACGTGCCGGGCTTCCTGCCCGGAACCGCGCAGGAATATGGTGGCCTGATCAAGCACGGTGCCAAGCTGCTCTTCGCCTATTCGCAGGCGACCGTGCCGCTCGTCACCATCATCACCCGCAAGGCCTTCGGCGGCGCCTACGACGTCATGGCATCGAAGCATGTCGGCGCCGACCTCAACTACGCCTGGCCGACGGCGCAGATCGCGGTGATGGGCGCCAAGGGCGCGGTCGAGATCATCTTCCGGGCGGAGATCGGTGACGAGGAGAAGATTGCCGAGCGCACGAAGGAATACGAGGATCGCTTCCTCTCGCCCTTCGTGGCGGCCGAGCGCGGCTACATCGACGAGGTGATCATGCCCCATTCCACCCGCAAGCGGATCGCGCGGGCGCTGGGGATGCTGCGCACCAAGGAGATGGAGCAGCCCTGGAAGAAGCACGACAACATCCCGCTCTGA
- a CDS encoding TerB family tellurite resistance protein — protein sequence MPALILIAAVISGVLFWLLRAHYTVKQLKEVDQDTKGLQRRARSVFESIVGTPLQRVNDVRLAAVILMIQIVRTGSPVTASEKTRILELMENPLEIQSISATFERAWRYTQERRPFSLVADPLLPLFREKLTEAERMQLVDMLTKVASAHSAPSELQREALVRLKRRLAGGKPALATNRAGHFN from the coding sequence TTGCCGGCCCTCATCCTCATCGCTGCCGTCATCAGCGGCGTGTTGTTCTGGCTCCTGCGGGCCCATTACACGGTCAAGCAGCTCAAAGAGGTCGATCAGGACACCAAGGGGCTGCAGCGGCGGGCGAGATCTGTGTTCGAGAGCATCGTCGGCACCCCGCTTCAGCGAGTGAACGATGTACGCCTCGCCGCCGTGATCCTCATGATCCAGATCGTGCGCACCGGCTCCCCGGTAACTGCCTCTGAGAAGACCCGCATCCTCGAACTGATGGAGAATCCGCTGGAGATCCAGTCGATCTCCGCGACCTTCGAGCGGGCTTGGCGCTACACGCAGGAGCGGCGCCCCTTCTCGCTCGTCGCCGATCCGCTGCTGCCGCTGTTTCGCGAGAAGCTGACGGAAGCCGAGCGGATGCAGCTTGTGGACATGCTGACCAAGGTCGCCTCGGCCCATTCCGCGCCCAGCGAATTGCAGCGCGAGGCGCTGGTGCGACTCAAGCGGCGGCTCGCCGGCGGAAAGCCGGCTCTCGCGACGAACCGCGCCGGCCATTTCAACTGA
- a CDS encoding TetR/AcrR family transcriptional regulator, whose amino-acid sequence MQANSLKTDQPSTDLPSPRQQAVLDAALALMVDGGDPLTMDAVARRASCSKETLYKWFGDRDGLLTATVRWQASQVHAGRYEVSGLDATTLRDNLLDFAESWLAVIGSPTSVALNRIAIAEAGSRRSNLGGIVLANGRFAIGERVKPVLEAGRAAGLLAFEDSEAAFRTFFGLVGRDIQIRLLLGDALDLDAAGIRSDAARAVEQFLALYGQAKP is encoded by the coding sequence ATGCAGGCGAACTCCCTCAAGACCGACCAGCCTTCGACCGATCTGCCCTCCCCGCGTCAGCAGGCCGTGCTGGACGCAGCGCTGGCGCTGATGGTCGATGGCGGTGATCCGCTCACCATGGATGCGGTGGCGCGCCGGGCGAGTTGCTCGAAGGAGACGCTCTACAAGTGGTTCGGCGACCGCGACGGGCTCCTGACCGCGACGGTGCGCTGGCAGGCCTCGCAGGTTCATGCCGGCCGCTACGAGGTCAGCGGCCTCGACGCGACGACCCTGCGCGACAACCTCCTCGACTTCGCCGAGAGCTGGCTCGCGGTGATCGGCAGCCCGACCTCGGTGGCGCTCAACCGCATCGCCATCGCCGAGGCCGGTTCGCGCAGGAGCAATCTCGGCGGCATCGTGCTGGCGAATGGCCGTTTCGCCATCGGCGAGCGGGTGAAGCCGGTGCTGGAGGCCGGCCGTGCGGCGGGCCTCCTCGCTTTCGAGGACAGCGAGGCGGCCTTCCGGACCTTCTTCGGTCTGGTCGGCCGCGATATCCAGATCAGACTTCTTCTCGGCGACGCGCTCGATCTCGACGCCGCCGGGATCCGGAGCGACGCGGCCCGTGCCGTCGAGCAGTTCCTGGCCCTCTACGGCCAGGCGAAACCCTGA